A region from the Alnus glutinosa chromosome 5, dhAlnGlut1.1, whole genome shotgun sequence genome encodes:
- the LOC133867855 gene encoding plant UBX domain-containing protein 4-like, producing the protein MASRDKKPSKPSSSRTGGIRTLSDLNRPSADSDSDSDGPQEYYTGGEKSGMLVQDPTKANDVDAIFNQARQLGAVEGPIEQLGPSSSSSSFTGTGRLLSGETVQAAPQQPESVVHNIVFWSNGFTVNDGPLRRLDDPENAAFLESIRKSECPKELEPADRRSSVHVNLIRRNENCPEPEKQHVPFQGVGRTLGSSSTPMAPEPTVVSTSLNSAPTASMGLVVDETLPSTSIQLRLADGTRLIAHFNYHHSINDIRSFIDASRPGGAGNYHLQMMGFPPKLLSDPAQTIEQAGLANSVVIQKF; encoded by the exons ATGGCGTCACGCGACAAGAAGCCTTCGAAGCCCTCGAGCAGTCGAACCGGCGGTATACGCACGCTCTCTGATCTGAACCGGCCGTCCGCTGACTCTGACAGCGACTCCGATGGCCCCCAAGAGTACTACACCGGTGGCGAGAAGAG TGGAATGCTCGTCCAAGATCCTACTAAGGCTAATGATGTGGATGCAATATTTAATCAAGCTAGGCAACTGGGAGCAGTTGAAGGGCCTATTGAACAACTTGGTCCATCTTCAAGCTCAAGCAGCTTTACAGGAACTGGTAGATTACTTTCAGGGGAAACTGTTCAAGCTGCTCCTCAGCAGCCTGAGAGTGTTGTTCACAACATTGTTTTCTGGAGTAATGGTTTTACTGTAAATGATGGCCCTTTGAGGAGGTTGGACGATCCTGAAAATGCGGCTTTCTTAGAG AGTATCAGAAAGTCTGAGTGCCCAAAAGAGCTTGAACCTGCAGATAGGAGGTCCTCAGTTCATGTCAATCTGATAAGGAGAAATGAGAACTGCCCT GAACCAGAGAAGCAACATGTTCCATTTCAGGGGGTGGGAAGAACTCTAGGTAGCAGCTCTACACCAATGGCACCCGAGCCAACTGTAGTTTCAACTTCTCTCAACTCTGCCCCAACAGCTTCCATGGGCCTGGTTGTGGATGAAACATTACCATCAACCTCCATTCAGCTTAGATTGGCTGATGGGACCCGCTTGATAGCACATTTTAATTACCACCATTCGATCAATGACATTCGCTCCTTCATTGATGCATCTAGGCCTGGAGGTGCAGGAAATtatcatcttcagatgatgggGTTCCCTCCCAAGCTTCTTAGTGATCCAGCTCAAACGATTGAGCAGGCAGGTCTTGCCAATTCAGTTGTTATCCAGAAATTCTAG